A window of the Desulfurobacteriaceae bacterium genome harbors these coding sequences:
- a CDS encoding nucleotide sugar dehydrogenase → MTFFPSFEDFIEGKEKIAIIGLGYVGLPLAVLLAEKFKIVGYDINHERIKELKEGFDRTGEVESEQLRSVQVDYTNSPERLSECRLIIVTVPTPIDEHKIPDLTPLKKASQTIGKFIKPGTTVVYESTVYPGVTEEICVPILEKESGLKYLQEFKVGYSPERVNPGDRKHTIDKIVKVVSGCDKETLELLSSIYGSVIRAGVHKAPDIRTAEAAKVIENTQRDLNIALMNELALIFHKMGI, encoded by the coding sequence ATGACATTTTTTCCAAGTTTTGAAGATTTTATAGAAGGTAAAGAAAAAATAGCGATAATCGGACTTGGATACGTAGGTTTGCCGCTTGCTGTTCTCTTAGCTGAAAAGTTTAAAATTGTAGGCTATGATATAAACCACGAAAGGATAAAAGAGCTAAAAGAGGGGTTCGATAGAACTGGAGAAGTTGAAAGTGAACAGTTAAGAAGTGTTCAAGTAGACTACACAAACTCTCCAGAAAGACTTTCTGAATGTAGGCTTATAATAGTTACAGTTCCAACACCTATTGATGAACACAAAATACCCGATTTGACTCCCTTAAAAAAAGCATCCCAAACTATAGGAAAGTTCATAAAGCCAGGAACTACTGTTGTTTATGAATCAACCGTCTATCCAGGCGTTACAGAGGAAATTTGCGTTCCCATCCTTGAGAAAGAATCTGGACTTAAGTATCTACAAGAGTTCAAAGTCGGATATTCACCAGAAAGAGTTAATCCAGGGGATAGAAAACATACCATAGATAAGATAGTTAAGGTAGTTTCCGGTTGTGATAAAGAAACTTTGGAACTTCTTTCTTCTATTTACGGTTCAGTAATTAGGGCAGGTGTTCATAAAGCCCCAGACATAAGAACCGCAGAAGCTGCAAAAGTTATAGAGAACACTCAAAGAGATCTGAACATAGCCCTTATGAATGAACTTGCCCTAATCTTTCACAAGATGGGGATA
- a CDS encoding glycosyltransferase family 4 protein, with protein MKILQATTAIGWSGGTEQCFLLAKYMNQLGYKTDILTYKGCELHKRAKKEGINTVFFPTTNKLSISGARKLARIIENYDIVNTHISKAHWFVWLASFFARPKPKLVYTRRVLFNISPISSLTKYNINVDALIGISNEICKKLRKFPFLRKKVYYIPSGVELERFNPSSTFSIKEKLGLPLNSLVITHVANFSKVKGQEILIRAFKKLLETIKDKEIFLLLVGRDTQGEEAKTLVKRYGLENRVFLLGFRRDIPQILKSTDLFVFPSINEGLGSSLLQAMAMEKIVVASYVGGIKTYLKHMENGIAVEPGSVESLHQGLLKGLENLNNEKMKENARKTAEEFDIKRITEKTLQLYEELLR; from the coding sequence ATGAAGATACTACAAGCTACAACTGCTATAGGTTGGAGCGGAGGTACAGAACAATGTTTTCTTCTTGCTAAATATATGAACCAGCTAGGATACAAAACAGACATACTTACTTATAAAGGTTGTGAACTTCATAAAAGAGCAAAGAAAGAGGGAATTAATACTGTATTTTTTCCTACTACCAATAAGTTAAGTATTTCTGGAGCCAGAAAGTTAGCAAGGATAATTGAAAACTACGATATTGTTAATACTCATATATCAAAAGCGCACTGGTTCGTGTGGTTAGCTTCTTTTTTTGCAAGACCCAAGCCGAAACTGGTTTACACAAGGAGGGTTTTATTTAATATTTCCCCTATTTCTTCCCTTACCAAGTACAACATTAATGTTGATGCTCTAATAGGTATATCCAATGAAATATGCAAGAAACTCAGAAAGTTTCCTTTTTTAAGGAAAAAGGTCTACTACATCCCTTCAGGAGTCGAACTCGAAAGGTTTAATCCAAGCTCGACCTTTTCTATAAAAGAAAAACTTGGATTACCTTTGAATTCTTTAGTAATAACCCACGTGGCAAATTTCTCAAAAGTTAAAGGGCAAGAGATCCTTATTCGTGCTTTTAAAAAACTTCTCGAAACCATTAAAGATAAGGAAATTTTTCTTCTTTTAGTTGGTAGGGACACTCAAGGTGAAGAAGCTAAAACGCTAGTAAAAAGGTATGGATTAGAAAACAGAGTTTTCCTGCTTGGATTTAGAAGGGATATACCTCAAATACTCAAGTCCACTGATCTTTTCGTTTTTCCATCAATAAACGAAGGGTTGGGAAGTTCTCTCCTTCAAGCGATGGCTATGGAAAAGATTGTTGTAGCTTCTTATGTTGGAGGAATAAAAACCTATTTGAAACATATGGAGAATGGGATCGCTGTTGAACCAGGGAGTGTTGAATCTCTGCATCAAGGACTTCTTAAGGGATTAGAAAACTTAAACAATGAAAAGATGAAGGAAAATGCAAGAAAAACAGCAGAGGAATTTGATATAAAAAGAATTACAGAGAAAACTTTACAACTTTACGAGGAACTCTTAAGATGA
- a CDS encoding glycosyltransferase family 9 protein has product MKILLIQLKQLGDVLLSSPLAKALKDNLKDVTVHFLTSPLGKEVLEGNPFIDKILTLKNGILEEIKMLFSIRRENYDAIIDIQRTGRSKRITLLSGANLRIAFRKSKENIYYNRTVDERNRIYTVWDRLQLLKPLGIDPKVENYYPEFFLNKEEIEKGKSILQEYNLSPYSFFIITPTSRRINRAWQPEKFGILGNMLYETTGLIPFVTYAPGEETFAKRTFEKLKKGIILKNPLSIRMFAALIHFSKFLLGNDSFASHLAFSLRRKTFVILGPNEGWFPNDKLIVKIRKGLDCQPCNDWKSCRKKLECFKTLTPEEAFSYIVKNL; this is encoded by the coding sequence ATGAAAATTCTCTTAATCCAGTTAAAACAGCTGGGGGATGTTTTATTATCATCTCCACTTGCAAAAGCTTTGAAAGACAACTTAAAAGATGTTACTGTTCATTTTCTAACTTCACCTTTGGGAAAGGAGGTATTAGAGGGAAATCCTTTTATAGATAAGATATTAACTCTCAAAAATGGAATTCTAGAAGAAATAAAAATGCTATTTTCTATACGAAGAGAAAATTATGATGCCATTATAGATATTCAAAGGACAGGAAGATCAAAAAGAATCACTTTACTCTCTGGAGCCAATTTAAGAATAGCCTTTAGAAAAAGTAAAGAAAATATTTACTATAACAGGACTGTCGATGAAAGAAACAGGATCTATACAGTGTGGGATAGATTACAACTTCTTAAACCCTTGGGTATAGATCCAAAAGTTGAGAATTATTATCCAGAATTTTTTCTAAATAAAGAAGAAATAGAAAAAGGAAAAAGTATCTTACAGGAATACAATTTAAGCCCTTACAGTTTCTTTATAATAACTCCTACATCAAGAAGAATAAATAGAGCGTGGCAGCCTGAAAAGTTTGGAATATTAGGCAATATGCTCTATGAAACCACTGGACTTATCCCTTTTGTTACCTATGCTCCGGGAGAAGAAACCTTTGCCAAAAGAACTTTTGAAAAGCTTAAAAAAGGAATAATATTAAAGAATCCTCTTTCTATTAGAATGTTTGCAGCTTTAATACACTTTAGTAAATTCTTACTTGGCAATGATTCTTTCGCATCTCATCTTGCTTTCTCCTTAAGAAGAAAGACATTTGTAATCTTAGGACCAAATGAAGGGTGGTTTCCCAACGATAAGTTAATAGTAAAAATAAGGAAAGGATTGGATTGTCAACCATGTAATGACTGGAAAAGTTGCAGAAAAAAACTCGAATGTTTTAAGACTTTAACACCAGAAGAAGCCTTCTCTTATATAGTTAAAAACCTTTAA
- a CDS encoding ABC transporter ATP-binding protein, giving the protein KKFMKIKKVEGIYPPIVEATAAIIVGGLNLYGGKKILTGELTAGEFFSFIIALIMAYEPIRKLGQDYNKIQQSITVAQRVKEILDLPNEYELKSGNKEIKGSIEKIYFKNVSFKYPTSKKLVLKDINISFEKGKKYAIVGRTGSGKSTLVNLIPRFYDPTSGKIEVNGIDIRDLDLKSYRKKIGVVSQDIILFRGTIKENILVGRQDASFEEVVEAAKIANIHDFIESLPEGYDTLIGEGGIQLSGGQKQRIAIARAVLRNPDILILDEATSALDSETELAVQKALDEKFKDKTLIAIAHRLSTVINSDSIIFLKEGKILGVGSHRELYEKLEEYRKLCDYQFKGF; this is encoded by the coding sequence AAAAAAATTTATGAAAATAAAGAAAGTAGAGGGTATTTACCCTCCAATAGTAGAAGCGACAGCAGCTATTATTGTTGGAGGATTAAATCTCTACGGCGGGAAGAAAATATTAACTGGAGAGTTGACAGCTGGAGAGTTTTTCTCTTTTATTATTGCACTAATAATGGCTTATGAACCTATAAGAAAGCTCGGACAGGACTACAATAAAATTCAACAGTCAATAACAGTCGCCCAGAGAGTTAAAGAAATACTCGACTTACCGAATGAATATGAGTTAAAAAGTGGCAATAAGGAAATAAAAGGTAGTATAGAAAAAATATATTTCAAAAATGTTTCTTTTAAGTATCCAACTTCTAAAAAATTGGTATTGAAGGATATAAATATTTCTTTTGAGAAAGGAAAAAAGTACGCAATAGTTGGAAGAACGGGCAGTGGAAAGAGCACTTTAGTCAACTTAATTCCTCGCTTTTACGATCCTACAAGTGGAAAAATAGAAGTAAATGGTATTGATATAAGAGATCTGGACTTAAAGTCATATAGAAAAAAGATAGGAGTTGTAAGTCAAGATATTATCCTTTTTAGAGGTACTATTAAAGAAAATATTTTAGTAGGAAGGCAAGATGCCTCATTTGAAGAGGTTGTGGAAGCAGCAAAAATTGCAAATATACATGACTTTATAGAGTCTCTTCCCGAAGGCTATGATACTCTGATAGGTGAAGGGGGAATTCAGCTTTCCGGTGGACAGAAACAAAGAATTGCAATTGCAAGAGCGGTCTTGCGTAATCCTGATATTTTGATCCTTGATGAAGCTACAAGCGCTCTTGATTCAGAAACAGAATTGGCAGTTCAAAAGGCCCTTGATGAAAAGTTTAAAGACAAGACACTTATTGCTATTGCCCATAGACTTTCAACAGTAATAAACAGTGATTCCATTATCTTTTTAAAAGAAGGAAAGATTCTAGGGGTAGGTAGCCACAGAGAGCTTTATGAAAAGTTGGAGGAATATCGAAAGCTTTGTGATTATCAATTTAAAGGTTTTTAA
- a CDS encoding ABC transporter transmembrane domain-containing protein — translation ILLGLVLAKGIAFATNYYTMAYIGQKVVAKLREDLYEKVLNLPLEYFLKDPPGKFISRIINDTALLQDFTSRQIATFSRNLFMAIGLVGVVFYQDFELAFFGFIGLPVLGFLISRLGKKIKKYTNRMQDRLSAITNHLFDGVRNIKEIKLLGLERKFSDLFKY, via the coding sequence ATCCTTTTGGGACTCGTTCTTGCTAAAGGAATTGCTTTTGCTACTAATTACTACACCATGGCTTATATAGGTCAAAAAGTTGTAGCAAAATTAAGAGAGGATCTGTACGAGAAAGTACTCAACCTTCCATTAGAATACTTTCTAAAAGATCCTCCAGGAAAGTTTATTTCTCGGATTATAAATGATACGGCTCTTCTTCAAGATTTTACTTCCCGTCAAATTGCAACTTTTTCAAGAAATTTATTTATGGCTATTGGACTAGTAGGAGTTGTTTTCTATCAAGATTTTGAGTTGGCTTTCTTTGGATTTATTGGTTTGCCGGTACTTGGATTTTTAATTTCAAGGTTAGGAAAAAAAATAAAAAAATATACAAATAGAATGCAGGATAGATTAAGTGCTATTACTAACCATCTTTTTGATGGAGTTAGGAATATAAAAGAAATAAAGCTACTGGGGTTGGAAAGGAAATTTTCTGATTTGTTTAAATACGA
- a CDS encoding glycosyltransferase, translated as MLKKVLFLLGKANIGGIERMVIDLFKYMNKYKKTLGIDPYFVIFCEEGVLLKELKGEKNLYFLYSGKNRKIKTISVDFYFKLRKLIKEIKPNILHFHSYPVDFIGVISSLGLKVKRIAHIHNFHFIGGKKRIRKYRFISKYIDGFIYVSKAVMENVDPLYNAYCSRREVLYNFIVPERIENLLRQESISRKEIGIPEKATIFCFVGRLTDNKNILNLIKAMSYLKDKKDLYLLLVGGGKLEEKAKNLAKELKLANIIFIGPTSNPFKYLKISDVFVLPSIIEGLGIAHLEAMYLGLPSLISENVPSKEIAYDASLISGTSPESIAKGMEILYKHKDMRDTLGAKAKEIVKEFFIDKYLQRLYEIYMDL; from the coding sequence ATGTTAAAAAAAGTTCTTTTTCTTTTGGGAAAGGCCAACATTGGTGGTATTGAACGGATGGTTATAGATCTCTTTAAATACATGAATAAGTATAAAAAAACGCTTGGAATAGACCCATATTTTGTGATCTTTTGTGAGGAAGGAGTTCTTTTAAAGGAATTGAAAGGAGAAAAGAACCTTTACTTTCTATATTCAGGCAAAAATAGGAAAATAAAGACAATTAGTGTAGATTTTTACTTTAAATTGAGAAAGTTAATAAAAGAAATAAAACCGAATATTCTTCATTTCCACAGTTACCCAGTAGATTTTATAGGAGTTATTTCTTCTCTGGGGCTAAAAGTAAAGAGAATAGCCCATATACATAACTTTCATTTTATTGGAGGTAAGAAGAGGATTAGAAAATATAGATTTATAAGTAAATATATAGACGGCTTTATCTATGTTTCCAAAGCAGTAATGGAAAATGTAGATCCTCTCTACAACGCTTATTGTTCAAGAAGGGAAGTTTTATACAACTTTATAGTTCCTGAAAGAATAGAAAACCTTCTAAGACAAGAATCTATAAGCAGAAAGGAAATAGGAATTCCTGAAAAAGCCACTATTTTTTGCTTTGTCGGAAGATTAACAGACAACAAAAACATTCTAAATTTAATAAAAGCAATGTCATACCTTAAAGACAAAAAAGACCTTTACCTTTTACTAGTTGGAGGAGGTAAACTAGAGGAAAAAGCTAAAAATTTAGCAAAAGAATTAAAACTTGCAAATATAATTTTTATTGGACCGACCTCAAATCCTTTTAAATATTTAAAAATTTCTGATGTTTTTGTACTACCTTCTATAATTGAAGGATTAGGGATAGCACACTTAGAAGCAATGTATTTAGGTTTACCTTCACTAATTTCTGAAAATGTTCCTTCTAAAGAGATAGCGTACGATGCATCACTTATATCTGGTACTTCTCCCGAATCTATAGCTAAAGGAATGGAAATTCTTTACAAACATAAAGATATGAGAGATACTTTAGGAGCGAAAGCTAAAGAAATAGTTAAGGAATTTTTCATCGACAAATATCTTCAAAGACTTTATGAAATATACATGGATTTGTGA